The following coding sequences are from one Mycobacterium bourgelatii window:
- a CDS encoding prepilin peptidase, translated as MLIPGAVAVLAWLTALSCYDLSQRRLPNALTLSGAAAILPAATVCGRGPQAFAGAVALTAVYLLVHLAAPRAMGAGDVKLAIGVGGLTGGFGPEVWFLAAIAAPLLTALMGVAALARGVHTVPHGPSMCLATVAAILCG; from the coding sequence GTGCTGATCCCGGGGGCGGTGGCGGTGCTGGCCTGGCTAACCGCACTGAGCTGCTACGACTTGTCGCAGCGTCGGCTGCCCAACGCGCTCACGCTGTCCGGAGCCGCGGCGATCCTGCCGGCGGCCACGGTGTGTGGTCGCGGGCCGCAGGCGTTCGCCGGCGCGGTGGCCTTGACCGCGGTGTATCTGCTGGTTCACCTGGCGGCGCCGCGGGCCATGGGCGCCGGGGACGTCAAGCTAGCGATCGGTGTCGGCGGTCTCACCGGAGGTTTCGGGCCCGAGGTGTGGTTTCTGGCGGCCATCGCCGCGCCGCTGTTGACGGCGCTGATGGGCGTGGCCGCGCTGGCCCGGGGTGTGCACACGGTCCCGCACGGACCATCGATGTGTCTGGCTACGGTAGCCGCCATCCTTTGCGGTTGA
- the aroC gene encoding chorismate synthase has protein sequence MLRWITAGESHGRALVAVVEGMVAGVQITSDDIAEQLARRRLGYGRGARMKFERDAVTMLAGVRHGSTLGGPIAIEIGNTEWPKWETVMAPDPVDPAELENSARNEPLTRPRPGHADYAGMLKYGFDDARPVLERASARETAARVAAGTVARAFLRQALGVEVLSHVISIGASEPYVGPPPRAEDLPAIDASPVRAFDKAAEQSMITEIEAAKKDGDTLGGIVEVVALGLPVGLGSFTSGDNKLDSQLAAAVMGIQAIKGVEIGDGFETARRRGSRAHDEMYPGPDGIVRSTNRAGGIEGGMTNGQPLRVRAAMKPISTVPRALATVDMATGDEAVAIHQRSDVCAVPAAGVVVETMVALVLARAALEKFGGDSLAETRRNLEAYQRTVAEREAPATRARVSQG, from the coding sequence GTGTTGCGCTGGATAACTGCCGGGGAGTCGCATGGCCGCGCGTTGGTGGCCGTAGTCGAAGGCATGGTCGCCGGCGTCCAAATCACCTCGGACGACATCGCCGAACAGTTGGCCCGCCGCCGCCTGGGTTACGGACGCGGAGCGCGCATGAAATTCGAGCGCGACGCGGTGACCATGCTGGCCGGAGTGCGGCACGGCAGCACCCTGGGTGGACCGATCGCCATCGAGATCGGCAACACCGAATGGCCCAAGTGGGAAACCGTGATGGCCCCCGACCCCGTCGACCCGGCCGAACTGGAAAACAGCGCCCGTAACGAACCACTGACGCGGCCCCGACCCGGCCACGCCGACTATGCGGGCATGCTCAAGTACGGCTTCGACGACGCCCGCCCGGTGTTGGAGCGGGCCAGCGCGCGGGAAACCGCGGCCCGGGTGGCGGCTGGAACGGTGGCGCGGGCCTTCCTGCGGCAAGCCCTGGGCGTCGAGGTGCTGTCCCACGTCATCTCCATCGGCGCGTCGGAACCCTACGTAGGCCCGCCGCCTCGGGCCGAAGATCTGCCCGCCATCGACGCCAGCCCGGTTCGCGCGTTCGACAAGGCCGCCGAGCAGAGCATGATCACCGAGATCGAAGCGGCCAAGAAGGACGGCGACACCCTCGGCGGCATCGTGGAAGTGGTGGCGCTGGGCCTACCGGTGGGGCTGGGATCGTTCACCAGCGGCGACAACAAGCTGGACAGCCAGTTGGCCGCGGCGGTGATGGGCATCCAGGCGATCAAGGGCGTCGAGATCGGCGACGGTTTCGAGACGGCGCGCCGGCGCGGCAGCCGCGCCCACGACGAGATGTACCCGGGACCCGACGGCATCGTCCGCTCCACCAACCGGGCCGGGGGTATCGAAGGCGGCATGACCAACGGGCAGCCGCTGCGGGTGCGGGCCGCCATGAAACCGATCTCCACCGTGCCGCGGGCGCTGGCCACCGTCGACATGGCGACCGGTGACGAGGCCGTCGCCATCCACCAGCGTTCGGATGTCTGCGCCGTCCCCGCCGCCGGCGTCGTGGTCGAGACCATGGTCGCGCTGGTACTGGCCCGTGCGGCGCTGGAGAAGTTCGGCGGCGATTCGCTGGCCGAAACCCGCCGCAACCTCGAGGCATATCAGCGCACCGTTGCCGAGCGGGAAGCGCCGGCCACCCGAGCCCGGGTCTCGCAAGGGTAG
- a CDS encoding shikimate kinase yields MAPKAVLVGLPGSGKSTIGRRLAKALGVAMLDTDAAIEQQTGRTIPEIFATDGESEFRRIEEEVVKAALENHDGVLSLGGGAVTSPGVCAALAGHTVVYLEISASEGVRRTGGSTVRPLLAGPDRDEKYRALMAQRIPLYRRVATIRVDTNRRNPGAVVRYIMSRLPASPDTASPDTAATPSPSEATT; encoded by the coding sequence ATGGCACCCAAAGCGGTACTCGTCGGGCTGCCGGGTTCCGGCAAGTCCACCATCGGACGGCGACTGGCCAAGGCGCTCGGGGTCGCCATGCTGGACACCGACGCGGCCATCGAGCAGCAGACCGGGCGCACCATCCCCGAGATCTTCGCTACCGACGGAGAGTCGGAGTTCCGCCGCATCGAGGAAGAAGTGGTCAAGGCGGCCTTGGAGAACCACGACGGCGTGCTCTCCCTCGGCGGCGGCGCCGTCACCAGCCCCGGAGTATGTGCGGCGCTGGCCGGTCACACCGTCGTCTATCTGGAAATCAGCGCCTCGGAAGGGGTGCGACGTACCGGTGGCAGCACCGTGCGCCCGTTGCTGGCCGGCCCGGACCGTGACGAGAAATACCGCGCCCTGATGGCGCAACGCATTCCGCTGTACCGGCGCGTCGCCACCATCCGGGTGGACACCAATCGACGCAATCCCGGGGCGGTGGTTCGCTACATCATGTCGCGTCTGCCAGCTTCCCCTGATACAGCTTCCCCTGATACAGCAGCCACTCCCAGCCCCAGCGAGGCCACCACATGA
- the aroB gene encoding 3-dehydroquinate synthase, which translates to MTASTEPVTVRVAVDPPYPVVIGTGLLNELDELLSSRHRVAILHQPVLAQTAEAIRSRLADKGVDAHRIEIPDAEAGKELPVVGFIWEVLGRIGIGRKDALVSLGGGAATDVAGFAAATWLRGVSIVHIPTTLLGMVDAAVGGKTGINTDAGKNLVGAFHQPLAVLADLATLETLPHNEIACGMAEVVKAGFVADPVILDLIEADPQAAMDPKGAVLPELIWRSVAVKAEVVAADEKESELREILNYGHTLGHAIERRERYQWRHGAAVSVGLVFAAELARLTGRLDDDTAARHRTILSSLGLPVSYDPDALPQLLEFMAGDKKTRAGVLRFVVLDGLAKPGRMVGPDPGLLVTAYAGVCAP; encoded by the coding sequence ATGACCGCCAGCACCGAACCGGTTACCGTGCGGGTGGCCGTCGATCCGCCCTATCCGGTGGTGATCGGCACCGGCTTGCTCAACGAGCTGGACGAATTACTTTCCAGCCGGCATCGGGTCGCCATCCTGCACCAACCCGTGCTCGCCCAGACGGCGGAGGCGATCCGCAGCCGCCTGGCCGACAAGGGCGTCGACGCCCACCGCATCGAAATCCCCGACGCGGAAGCCGGCAAAGAACTGCCCGTCGTGGGTTTCATCTGGGAAGTGTTGGGCCGCATCGGAATCGGCCGCAAAGACGCGCTGGTCAGCCTGGGTGGCGGGGCGGCCACCGACGTCGCCGGGTTCGCGGCGGCGACCTGGTTGCGCGGCGTCTCGATCGTGCACATCCCCACCACGCTGCTGGGCATGGTCGACGCGGCCGTCGGCGGCAAGACCGGCATCAACACCGACGCGGGCAAGAATCTGGTCGGTGCGTTTCATCAACCGCTCGCCGTCCTTGCCGATCTGGCCACGCTGGAAACCCTGCCGCACAACGAAATCGCCTGCGGGATGGCCGAAGTGGTCAAGGCGGGTTTCGTCGCCGACCCGGTGATCCTGGACCTCATCGAGGCCGACCCGCAGGCCGCGATGGATCCGAAGGGTGCCGTGCTGCCCGAGCTGATCTGGCGTTCCGTCGCCGTCAAAGCTGAGGTCGTCGCCGCCGACGAGAAGGAATCCGAGCTCCGCGAGATTCTCAACTACGGCCACACGTTGGGCCACGCGATCGAGCGCCGGGAGCGCTACCAGTGGCGGCACGGTGCCGCGGTGTCGGTAGGGCTGGTGTTTGCCGCCGAGCTGGCCAGGCTCACCGGACGTCTTGACGACGACACCGCCGCGCGCCACCGCACGATCCTGTCTTCGCTCGGACTGCCGGTCAGCTACGACCCCGACGCGCTGCCGCAGTTGCTGGAGTTCATGGCCGGCGACAAGAAGACTCGAGCCGGTGTGCTGCGGTTCGTGGTTCTGGACGGGCTGGCCAAACCGGGCCGAATGGTGGGTCCGGATCCGGGTTTGTTGGTGACGGCCTACGCGGGAGTCTGTGCCCCATGA
- the aroQ gene encoding type II 3-dehydroquinate dehydratase, translating into MTQGRTVNIINGPNLGRLGRREPAVYGSTTHDELAALIEREAAGLGLNAVVRQSDSEAELLEWIHQAADAGEPVILNAGGLTHTSVALRDACAELTAPLIEVHISNVHAREEFRRHSYLSPIATGVIVGLGIQGYLLALRYLAEAES; encoded by the coding sequence ATGACTCAAGGCCGCACGGTAAACATCATCAATGGCCCCAACCTCGGTCGGCTGGGTCGGCGCGAGCCCGCCGTCTACGGCAGCACGACTCACGACGAGTTGGCCGCGCTCATCGAACGGGAGGCCGCCGGGCTGGGCCTGAACGCCGTCGTGCGACAGAGCGACAGCGAAGCGGAACTGCTGGAGTGGATTCACCAGGCCGCCGACGCGGGGGAGCCGGTGATCCTCAACGCCGGTGGCCTGACGCACACCTCGGTGGCGCTGCGCGACGCGTGCGCCGAACTGACCGCGCCCCTGATCGAAGTGCACATCTCCAACGTGCATGCGCGCGAGGAGTTCCGGCGCCATTCCTACCTGAGCCCCATTGCGACGGGAGTGATCGTGGGGCTGGGAATTCAGGGCTATCTGCTCGCCCTGCGCTACCTGGCCGAAGCCGAGAGCTAG
- a CDS encoding B-4DMT family transporter: MRPWILRGLVFAAAMVVVRLFQGALINAWQSQSGLISLVLMLIYIVLAVAWGVLDGKADAKANPDPDRREDLAMVWLLSGLFAGVVSGLVAWIISLFYKGIYTGGLLSEVTTFAAFTALLIFVCAIIGVSVGRWQVDRSAPPPPKHDGSHDPAKQRGDGDVFSAVRDDDSPTGEIPRQGGDAQTEQRTSPVATAERDERTEVFRTGDDDKTQVIRTDEARTDQLETSKDDAPTEIIRTDRPDDKK, translated from the coding sequence ATGAGACCCTGGATCCTGCGTGGATTGGTGTTTGCCGCCGCGATGGTCGTTGTTCGCCTGTTTCAGGGAGCACTGATCAATGCTTGGCAGTCGCAGTCTGGCCTGATCAGCCTGGTGCTAATGCTCATTTACATTGTCCTCGCGGTGGCCTGGGGGGTGCTGGACGGGAAGGCCGACGCCAAGGCCAATCCCGACCCCGACCGCCGCGAGGACCTGGCCATGGTCTGGCTGCTGAGTGGTCTGTTCGCCGGCGTTGTCAGCGGCCTGGTGGCCTGGATCATCAGCCTGTTCTACAAGGGCATCTACACCGGGGGCCTGCTGAGCGAGGTGACGACGTTCGCCGCCTTCACCGCGCTGCTGATCTTCGTCTGCGCGATCATCGGTGTCAGCGTGGGCCGCTGGCAGGTGGACCGCAGCGCTCCCCCGCCGCCGAAGCACGACGGCTCTCACGACCCGGCCAAGCAGCGGGGCGACGGCGACGTCTTTTCCGCCGTCCGCGACGACGACAGCCCAACCGGCGAGATTCCTCGGCAGGGTGGCGACGCCCAGACCGAGCAGCGCACCTCGCCGGTGGCAACCGCCGAACGTGACGAGCGCACCGAGGTATTCCGCACCGGTGACGACGACAAGACCCAGGTGATCCGCACCGACGAGGCACGCACCGACCAGCTCGAGACCAGCAAGGACGACGCCCCGACCGAGATCATCCGCACCGACCGGCCGGACGACAAGAAGTAG
- a CDS encoding aminopeptidase P family protein, producing the protein MTHSQRRHNLKVKIAAAGLDAMLVTDLINVRYLSGFSGSNGALLVFADDREAVLATDGRYRTQAAQQAPDLEVAIERAVGRYLAGRAATDGVHKLGFESHVVTVDGLDALQAAAEEGNTELVRASGTVETLREVKDDGELALLRLACEAADAALNDLVERGGLRPGRTERQVSRDLEALMLDHGADGISFETIVAAGANSAIPHHRPTDAVLAAGDFVKIDFGALVAGYHSDMTRTFVLERADDWQREIYALVAEAQKAGREALRPGADLREVDAAARQLIADAGYGENFGHGLGHGVGLQIHEAPGIGATSTGTLLAGSVVTVEPGVYLPGRGGVRIEDTLAVPVETRWAASSHAAAHPPELLTRFPKELAILT; encoded by the coding sequence GTGACACATTCCCAGCGTCGACACAACCTCAAAGTCAAGATTGCCGCCGCAGGACTCGATGCGATGCTGGTCACAGACCTGATAAATGTCCGATATCTATCCGGATTCAGTGGGTCTAACGGCGCGTTGCTGGTGTTCGCCGACGATCGTGAAGCGGTGCTGGCCACCGACGGCCGGTATCGAACTCAGGCCGCGCAACAAGCGCCCGATCTCGAGGTCGCCATCGAACGAGCGGTGGGCCGTTACCTGGCCGGTAGGGCCGCGACGGACGGCGTGCACAAGCTGGGGTTTGAAAGCCACGTCGTCACGGTGGACGGACTGGACGCGCTGCAAGCCGCCGCGGAGGAGGGAAACACCGAGTTGGTGCGCGCCTCGGGCACGGTGGAGACGCTGCGTGAGGTGAAGGACGACGGCGAGTTGGCGTTGTTGCGCCTGGCGTGTGAGGCGGCCGACGCCGCCCTGAACGACTTGGTGGAGCGGGGCGGGCTGCGCCCGGGTCGTACCGAGCGGCAGGTCAGCCGCGATCTGGAGGCGCTGATGCTCGACCACGGCGCCGACGGAATCTCTTTCGAGACCATCGTCGCCGCCGGCGCGAACTCGGCGATTCCGCACCACCGGCCCACCGACGCGGTCCTGGCCGCGGGCGACTTCGTCAAGATCGACTTCGGCGCCCTGGTGGCCGGATATCACTCGGACATGACCCGCACGTTCGTGCTGGAACGCGCCGACGACTGGCAGCGGGAGATCTATGCGCTGGTGGCCGAGGCGCAAAAGGCGGGCCGGGAGGCATTGCGGCCGGGCGCTGACCTGCGCGAGGTGGACGCCGCGGCGCGCCAGCTGATCGCCGACGCGGGCTACGGCGAGAATTTCGGGCACGGTCTCGGACACGGCGTGGGCCTGCAGATACACGAAGCACCGGGCATCGGGGCGACATCGACGGGCACATTGCTCGCGGGTTCGGTCGTGACCGTCGAGCCCGGCGTGTACTTGCCCGGGCGTGGCGGCGTTCGCATCGAGGACACTCTGGCGGTGCCCGTTGAAACACGGTGGGCAGCGTCGTCGCACGCCGCCGCGCACCCCCCGGAATTGCTGACCCGGTTCCCCAAAGAGCTGGCCATATTGACCTAG
- the efp gene encoding elongation factor P, whose product MATTADFKNGLVLVIDGQLWTITEFQHVKPGKGPAFVRTKLKNVLSGKVVDKTYNAGVKVDTATVDRRDTTYLYRDGSDFVFMDSQDYEQHHLPESLVGDAAKFLLEGLPVQVAFHDGAPLYIELPVTVELEVTHTEPGLQGDRSSAGTKPATLETGAQIQVPLFINTGDKLKVDSRDGSYLGRVNA is encoded by the coding sequence GTGGCGACCACTGCTGACTTCAAGAACGGACTTGTCCTGGTGATCGACGGGCAGCTGTGGACCATCACCGAGTTCCAGCACGTCAAGCCCGGTAAGGGCCCGGCGTTCGTGCGCACCAAGCTGAAGAACGTGCTTTCGGGCAAGGTCGTCGACAAGACCTACAACGCCGGGGTGAAGGTGGACACCGCCACCGTCGACCGACGCGACACCACCTACCTGTACCGCGACGGCTCGGACTTCGTGTTCATGGACAGCCAGGACTACGAGCAGCACCACCTGCCGGAGTCCCTGGTGGGCGATGCGGCGAAGTTCCTGCTGGAGGGGCTGCCGGTGCAGGTGGCGTTCCATGACGGCGCGCCGCTGTACATCGAGCTGCCGGTGACGGTCGAGCTCGAAGTCACCCATACCGAGCCCGGCCTGCAGGGTGACCGGTCCAGCGCGGGCACCAAGCCCGCCACGCTGGAGACGGGTGCGCAGATCCAGGTGCCGTTGTTCATCAACACCGGGGACAAGTTGAAGGTGGACTCGCGTGACGGCAGCTATCTGGGCAGGGTCAACGCCTGA
- the nusB gene encoding transcription antitermination factor NusB: protein MADSKPARPVRGRHQARKRAVDLLFEAEARGMSPGEMVDARTALAETNPDVAPLHPYTAEVARGVGQHAAHIDELITSHLQAWKLDRLPAVDRAILRVAVWELLHAEDVPEPVAVDEAVELAKALSTDESPGFVNGVLGQIMLVTPQIRAAAQAVQGTVGRDVS from the coding sequence ATGGCCGACAGTAAGCCCGCGCGTCCCGTTCGGGGGCGTCATCAGGCGCGCAAGCGGGCCGTCGACCTGCTGTTCGAGGCCGAGGCGCGCGGCATGAGTCCGGGTGAAATGGTCGACGCGCGCACGGCGCTGGCCGAGACCAACCCCGACGTAGCGCCGTTGCATCCATATACGGCCGAGGTGGCTCGTGGCGTCGGCCAGCACGCTGCCCATATCGACGAGCTGATCACCTCGCACCTGCAGGCCTGGAAACTGGACCGGTTGCCCGCGGTGGACCGCGCCATCCTGCGCGTCGCAGTGTGGGAGTTGCTGCACGCCGAGGACGTACCGGAACCGGTCGCCGTCGACGAGGCTGTCGAGCTGGCCAAGGCGTTGTCCACCGACGAATCGCCCGGCTTCGTCAACGGAGTGCTGGGCCAGATCATGCTGGTAACGCCACAGATCCGCGCGGCCGCGCAAGCGGTGCAAGGGACTGTTGGGAGGGATGTCTCGTGA
- a CDS encoding antitermination protein NusB: MTRLELRVVAAAWLAATVVIGAVVCAAYDWSIVSSVLAIFALGVGAWLYHSIERLILARRISTVRQAAKPLQPLVPVMGAIIGLMQAVVRSLGDVSELPGRNWEFPQLPLLRWVENPLGIRGNRQQIVEADQESDADSDHRKLAS; the protein is encoded by the coding sequence GTGACCCGGCTTGAATTGCGTGTGGTGGCCGCCGCCTGGCTGGCGGCCACGGTTGTCATCGGCGCGGTGGTCTGCGCCGCGTATGACTGGTCCATCGTGTCGTCGGTGCTGGCCATCTTCGCGCTCGGGGTCGGTGCTTGGCTGTATCACTCGATCGAACGCCTCATCCTGGCGCGGCGCATCAGTACGGTTCGGCAGGCAGCGAAGCCGCTGCAGCCGCTGGTGCCGGTGATGGGCGCCATCATCGGCCTGATGCAAGCCGTGGTCCGGTCGCTGGGCGACGTCAGCGAACTGCCGGGACGCAACTGGGAGTTCCCCCAGCTTCCCCTGCTGCGGTGGGTGGAGAACCCGCTGGGTATTCGGGGCAATCGGCAGCAGATCGTGGAGGCCGACCAGGAGTCGGACGCCGACTCCGACCACAGAAAACTCGCTTCCTAG
- a CDS encoding Rv1733c family protein yields the protein MIEMITLRPDRERPTRRAQSNDGFRILLVLWATVVVLLGVPLAFAVGDGVHESRSRVHAEQEQNRQLVTAVVTSDKVQPQALSDPELVSVPAKWFAGGTEHAGLISAPRGVKAGDSVDIWVDADGYHVGVPHRTPLDEAVAVGLSTWLSVAAVGAVVMAAGWAVAERFRETRQSQLA from the coding sequence ATGATCGAGATGATTACCCTGCGTCCCGATCGTGAGCGGCCCACCCGCCGCGCCCAGAGCAATGACGGGTTTCGAATACTTCTTGTCCTCTGGGCCACGGTCGTCGTGCTACTCGGCGTGCCCCTGGCCTTCGCGGTGGGCGACGGCGTTCACGAGTCCCGCAGCCGCGTCCACGCGGAGCAAGAGCAGAACCGTCAGCTTGTCACCGCCGTCGTCACCAGCGACAAGGTCCAACCCCAGGCGTTGTCCGACCCCGAGTTGGTCAGCGTGCCCGCCAAATGGTTTGCCGGCGGAACCGAACATGCTGGCCTGATTTCGGCCCCTCGTGGAGTGAAGGCCGGTGACTCCGTTGACATTTGGGTAGACGCGGACGGATACCACGTCGGCGTGCCGCATCGCACGCCCCTCGACGAAGCGGTGGCCGTTGGACTGTCGACCTGGTTGAGCGTGGCCGCCGTGGGTGCGGTCGTGATGGCGGCGGGTTGGGCAGTCGCGGAACGGTTCCGCGAGACCCGACAGTCGCAACTAGCGTAG
- a CDS encoding NAD(P)/FAD-dependent oxidoreductase — MTGVERMDGQPRSVIVVGAGIVGLSTAWFLQERGVDVTVVDRGGAGAGASGGNAGWIAPGLVIPLNSPRVLRYGLRCLFDSSAPLHVALAAAPRSGRFLTQFAGHSRRAPWELALQANVKLNEDCFEAFDVLVNNGVDVPVTHAPITAVFESSAEAQRLSRELDELEKAGQAMYVTALSGAALQEQVPLAAPSVTAGLVINGQRFVDPGRFVAALGRAVVDRGATLHQLEVDAVVSAGYGVAVRPRRSEVLIADAAVIATGAELPGLASRWLRVPVGAGRGYSFTVPVERPMPGPIYLPEARVACTPYQGALRVSGTMDFCDPHQPVAQNRVAAIVASASRLLEGVHWADRSDVWFGARPVTPDGRPLIGEVAPQVFVAGGHGMWGLTHGPVTGRLLAEQITTGKQPQYLRDFDPLRKTGQ; from the coding sequence ATGACTGGCGTCGAACGGATGGACGGTCAACCCCGGTCGGTGATCGTCGTTGGTGCGGGAATCGTCGGACTGTCGACGGCGTGGTTCCTGCAAGAGCGCGGCGTCGATGTCACCGTGGTGGATCGCGGCGGCGCCGGCGCCGGGGCGTCCGGCGGCAACGCGGGATGGATTGCCCCCGGCTTGGTCATTCCGCTGAACTCGCCGCGCGTGCTGCGTTATGGACTGCGTTGCCTGTTCGACTCGAGCGCGCCACTGCATGTCGCCCTGGCGGCCGCTCCTCGATCGGGGCGTTTCCTGACGCAGTTCGCCGGCCACTCCCGGCGGGCGCCGTGGGAGCTGGCACTGCAGGCCAACGTCAAGCTGAACGAGGACTGCTTCGAGGCTTTCGACGTGCTGGTGAACAACGGGGTGGACGTGCCGGTCACCCATGCGCCCATCACCGCCGTCTTCGAGTCCAGCGCCGAGGCTCAGCGCCTGTCACGAGAGCTCGATGAGCTCGAAAAGGCTGGGCAGGCAATGTATGTCACCGCGTTGTCGGGTGCGGCTCTGCAGGAACAAGTGCCGCTGGCCGCGCCGTCGGTCACGGCCGGGCTCGTGATCAACGGGCAGCGCTTCGTGGACCCGGGCCGTTTTGTGGCGGCTCTGGGGCGTGCGGTGGTCGACCGCGGCGCGACCTTGCACCAGCTTGAGGTCGACGCGGTGGTCAGTGCGGGCTACGGCGTTGCGGTCCGCCCGCGTCGCAGCGAGGTGCTCATCGCCGATGCAGCGGTGATCGCGACCGGCGCGGAGCTGCCCGGCTTGGCCAGCCGTTGGCTGCGGGTACCGGTAGGGGCCGGGCGTGGGTATTCCTTCACCGTGCCGGTGGAGCGCCCGATGCCAGGGCCCATCTACCTGCCCGAGGCGAGGGTGGCGTGCACGCCGTACCAGGGCGCATTGCGTGTCTCGGGCACCATGGATTTCTGCGACCCGCACCAACCGGTTGCCCAGAATCGGGTGGCGGCCATTGTCGCCTCGGCGAGTCGCCTGCTCGAAGGCGTGCATTGGGCCGATCGCAGCGACGTGTGGTTCGGTGCGCGTCCGGTGACCCCCGATGGTCGTCCGCTGATCGGCGAGGTGGCGCCGCAGGTGTTTGTGGCCGGCGGGCATGGCATGTGGGGGCTGACCCACGGGCCGGTGACCGGTCGGTTGTTGGCCGAGCAGATCACCACCGGCAAGCAACCGCAGTACCTACGTGACTTCGACCCGCTGCGTAAGACGGGCCAGTGA
- a CDS encoding GreA/GreB family elongation factor — MTTAAPFPMTRPGDHAAGPGMVVTIRYNATGETETFVLGRREGEGANMDVYSMASPLGRAVVGALPGEQRLYAIPDERPQLVTVVRVVPYGPRVRRAARRAAGRRFPRGRK, encoded by the coding sequence ATGACCACTGCAGCACCGTTCCCCATGACGAGACCGGGCGACCACGCCGCCGGACCGGGCATGGTCGTCACCATCCGCTACAACGCCACGGGTGAGACCGAAACATTCGTGCTCGGCAGACGCGAAGGCGAGGGCGCCAACATGGACGTGTACTCGATGGCATCGCCGCTCGGTCGCGCCGTCGTCGGCGCTCTCCCCGGCGAACAACGCCTCTATGCCATTCCGGACGAGAGGCCGCAACTGGTGACGGTGGTCAGGGTGGTGCCGTACGGACCACGCGTCCGTCGGGCCGCCCGCCGGGCCGCCGGCCGGCGCTTCCCGCGCGGCAGGAAGTGA